The Gemmatimonadota bacterium genome has a segment encoding these proteins:
- a CDS encoding DNA polymerase gives MAYLPGVLAAELVGGNQMALYTRDNRDLQPFSPWLLVETPEESARSGFSGVSDCVRLKGGGEFRARIHFSNWSHFLNARDRLAQDGIPHFNFNNPVRQHLTLSGQTLFRGMRYGDLHRLQLDIETLTLDPSAPDAQIILISVSDSQGYETVLSATDMSEADLLRNLNKVIGARNPDTIEGHNIFEFDLPYLVARAQHYGISLTWGRDGSALRAGHGQRVFKVGAQIPGFRPAYIYGRHIIDTLQQVQRYDTGGKLERYGLKQVIHAFGLERAGRTFVDGEEIAHTWRTDPQRLIDYALDDVRDVKALSEVVVPTEFYQTQILPYSFQDAALSGPGEKINALMVGLYLRRNLAIPKPRPSKGFSGGYTRLVASGIFKRVVKADVESLYPSIMLTQQIRPATDTEHAFLPMLEHLTQRRLEAKTNFQSARDETDRAYWNGLQGSYKILINSFYGYLGYGRACFNDYQAAEKITVIGQQIARQLVDELRDAGGEIIEVDTDGAYFVAPPHVRTEADEKQLIEEISATLPHGIHLSHDGRFKGMISLKAKNYILVDYDGGVSLVGSSLRSRRDERVFRQFIARIAPLLVDGDIEAASSAYLSLGRKLQGGEIDPEDFCRFERITKKTFSNPNLSRLATAAKGCRIGERIAVYQCQDGTLSRTEFFTHDEDRGYLLRRLRDMAERFRVLFPDGEFRRLFPLIQPVARDQLCLF, from the coding sequence ATGGCTTATCTCCCCGGTGTTCTCGCTGCCGAACTCGTCGGCGGGAATCAGATGGCGCTTTACACACGCGATAATCGCGACCTGCAACCCTTTTCCCCGTGGTTGCTCGTTGAAACTCCCGAAGAGTCCGCCCGGTCTGGCTTTTCAGGGGTTTCAGATTGCGTGCGTCTAAAAGGCGGCGGTGAATTTCGCGCGCGGATACACTTTAGCAACTGGTCTCATTTTCTCAACGCACGCGACCGCCTCGCCCAGGATGGCATTCCGCATTTTAATTTTAACAATCCCGTGCGGCAGCATCTGACGCTTTCGGGCCAAACCCTCTTTCGAGGCATGCGCTACGGTGACCTCCACCGCTTGCAACTCGATATCGAGACCCTCACGCTCGATCCCTCGGCGCCCGATGCACAGATTATTCTCATTTCAGTTTCCGATTCACAGGGCTATGAGACTGTATTGAGTGCTACGGATATGAGTGAGGCAGACCTGCTTCGCAACCTCAACAAAGTGATCGGCGCGCGCAACCCCGATACGATTGAGGGCCACAATATTTTTGAATTTGACTTGCCCTATCTCGTCGCTCGCGCTCAACACTATGGCATTTCCCTTACATGGGGGCGAGACGGATCGGCATTGCGCGCGGGGCATGGACAGCGCGTCTTCAAAGTTGGGGCACAAATCCCGGGCTTTCGTCCGGCTTATATCTACGGGCGACATATTATCGATACCTTGCAACAAGTACAGCGTTATGATACCGGGGGCAAGCTGGAGCGCTATGGCCTCAAGCAAGTTATCCACGCATTCGGTCTCGAGCGGGCAGGGCGTACGTTTGTCGATGGGGAAGAAATTGCCCACACATGGCGCACCGATCCGCAACGCCTTATCGACTACGCGCTCGACGATGTGCGCGATGTCAAAGCGCTCAGCGAGGTGGTCGTTCCCACTGAATTTTATCAGACGCAGATTTTGCCATACAGCTTTCAAGATGCTGCACTCAGCGGACCGGGCGAGAAAATCAACGCCCTTATGGTTGGGCTTTATCTGCGGCGCAATCTCGCCATTCCCAAACCGCGACCCTCAAAGGGATTTAGCGGTGGTTATACGCGACTCGTGGCTTCGGGCATTTTTAAGCGCGTGGTCAAAGCCGATGTCGAAAGTCTTTATCCATCGATTATGCTAACTCAACAGATCCGGCCAGCGACCGATACTGAACATGCTTTTTTGCCCATGCTCGAACACCTCACACAGCGACGCCTTGAGGCCAAGACCAATTTTCAAAGCGCACGTGACGAAACCGATCGCGCATACTGGAATGGGTTGCAGGGTAGCTACAAAATTCTCATCAATTCTTTTTACGGATATCTGGGGTACGGACGCGCGTGTTTTAACGACTACCAGGCCGCAGAAAAAATTACTGTAATTGGACAGCAAATCGCCCGCCAACTCGTGGATGAGTTGCGCGATGCCGGTGGAGAAATTATCGAAGTGGATACCGATGGGGCTTATTTTGTCGCGCCACCGCATGTCAGGACAGAGGCCGATGAAAAACAACTGATTGAGGAAATTTCAGCTACCTTGCCCCATGGCATTCATCTTTCGCACGACGGTCGCTTTAAAGGGATGATCAGTCTCAAGGCAAAAAATTATATTCTCGTCGATTACGATGGCGGTGTATCGCTTGTGGGCAGCAGCCTGCGGAGCCGACGCGATGAACGCGTCTTTCGCCAATTTATAGCACGGATCGCCCCCTTGCTCGTGGATGGCGACATAGAAGCCGCTTCCAGCGCGTATCTATCTCTGGGGCGCAAGTTGCAAGGTGGCGAAATTGATCCCGAAGATTTTTGCCGGTTTGAGCGCATTACGAAAAAAACCTTTTCCAACCCGAATCTGAGCCGGCTCGCCACGGCTGCCAAAGGCTGTCGCATTGGAGAGCGGATCGCGGTTTACCAGTGCCAAGATGGCACCCTTTCCCGCACAGAATTTTTTACCCACGATGAAGATCGGGGCTATTTGTTGCGCCGATTGCGCGATATGGCCGAGCGTTTTCGCGTTCTATTTCCCGATGGCGAATTCCGCCGTCTGTTTCCCCTGATTCAACCCGTCGCACGCGATCAACTCTGCCTGTTCTAA